In Salinarimonas sp., a genomic segment contains:
- a CDS encoding VOC family protein — protein MQRAFTNVLASDVDGTARFYERLLGMTRHFDSDWFVILTHAGIPGLELGILERGNAIVPEAARAAPAGVLLTFVVADCDAVHATAVAMGASVLEPPTDMPYGQRRMLLRDPEGTVVDVSAPTASRG, from the coding sequence ATGCAACGCGCCTTCACCAACGTCCTCGCGTCCGACGTCGACGGCACGGCCCGCTTCTACGAGCGGCTGCTCGGCATGACGCGGCACTTCGATTCGGACTGGTTCGTCATCCTCACCCATGCCGGCATCCCGGGGCTCGAGCTCGGCATCCTGGAGCGCGGCAACGCCATCGTCCCCGAGGCGGCCCGCGCCGCGCCCGCGGGCGTGCTCCTCACCTTCGTCGTCGCCGATTGCGATGCGGTCCACGCCACGGCCGTGGCGATGGGCGCCTCGGTGCTTGAGCCGCCCACCGACATGCCCTACGGCCAGCGGCGGATGCTCCTGCGCGACCCGGAGGGCACGGTGGTGGACGTCAGCGCGCCGACGGCGTCGCGGGGGTGA
- a CDS encoding Abi family protein: MPTPSDMEAALSLERFARYVIWAENDRERALALYELNARLSESLYIPLQILEVALRNRIHERMSKLHGKGWFEVDDLLKAPNQREQVATAIEDLAREGKGPTPGRVVAALSFSFWTAMFSPAYENLWREGLVEIALRSDGKRLARKDFSRRLNPVRILRNRVAHHEPILHWDLARHHAAIYEVTRWLSPIAAEWAARIDRFPSVLPAGGYVLADVDAAASEE; encoded by the coding sequence ATGCCCACACCGTCCGACATGGAGGCCGCACTATCGCTGGAGCGTTTCGCTCGATACGTGATCTGGGCGGAGAACGATCGCGAGCGCGCTCTTGCCCTCTACGAACTAAACGCAAGGCTGTCGGAGTCGCTCTACATTCCCCTCCAAATCCTGGAGGTCGCCCTACGCAACCGTATTCACGAGCGCATGTCCAAGCTTCATGGCAAAGGCTGGTTCGAGGTCGATGACCTCTTGAAAGCTCCGAACCAGCGTGAGCAGGTGGCGACTGCGATCGAAGATCTTGCACGCGAGGGAAAGGGGCCGACACCCGGCCGCGTGGTCGCAGCGCTTTCATTCAGCTTCTGGACGGCGATGTTCAGCCCGGCCTACGAGAATTTGTGGCGCGAGGGCCTTGTCGAAATCGCCTTGCGCTCGGATGGCAAGCGTCTCGCTCGCAAGGATTTCAGCCGTCGCCTGAACCCTGTCAGAATCCTGCGCAACCGTGTGGCTCACCACGAACCCATCCTCCACTGGGATCTCGCTCGGCATCATGCCGCCATCTACGAAGTGACGCGCTGGCTTTCCCCCATTGCGGCCGAATGGGCCGCGAGAATCGATCGGTTTCCGTCCGTTCTTCCTGCGGGCGGCTATGTGCTTGCAGACGTCGACGCGGCTGCTTCCGAGGAGTGA
- a CDS encoding glutamate-5-semialdehyde dehydrogenase, with the protein MRAVPAGSPLEGVMRQIGRAARAAARTLSVTSAEAKDAALRAAAAAIRADEATILSENAADVEAARAAGQAASYLDRLALTPERVEAIAAAVESIAALPDPVGRVLATFERPNGLLIERVATPLGVIGVIFEARPNVTADAGALCLKAGNSAILRTGSDSIRGATAIANAMRRGLKQAGLPPDAIQLVPSKDRAAVGMMLAGLDGNVDVIVPRGGKSLVARVQAEARVPVFAHLEGICHVYVHAAADLEMAQAIVKNAKLRRTGICGAAETLLVDRACADTHLAPLVTMLLDSGCAVRGDEAAQAVDPQVAPASEEDWRTEYLDAIIAVKVVDGIEAAMAHIATYGSSHTESIVTDDAAAAERFLAEVDSAIVMHNASTQFADGGEFGFGAEIGIATGRMHARGPVGVEQLTSFKYRVRGAGQTRP; encoded by the coding sequence ATGCGCGCCGTGCCGGCCGGCTCGCCGCTCGAGGGCGTCATGCGCCAGATCGGCCGCGCCGCCCGCGCCGCCGCGCGCACGCTGTCGGTGACCTCCGCCGAGGCGAAGGACGCGGCCCTGCGGGCGGCGGCCGCCGCGATCCGCGCGGACGAGGCGACGATCCTCTCCGAGAACGCGGCCGACGTGGAGGCCGCCCGCGCCGCCGGCCAGGCCGCCTCCTATCTCGACCGCCTGGCGCTGACGCCCGAGCGGGTGGAGGCGATCGCGGCCGCGGTGGAGAGCATCGCCGCGCTGCCCGATCCCGTGGGCCGCGTGCTCGCCACCTTCGAGCGGCCGAACGGGCTCCTCATCGAGCGGGTCGCGACCCCGCTCGGCGTCATCGGCGTGATCTTCGAGGCGCGCCCCAACGTCACGGCGGACGCCGGCGCGCTCTGCCTCAAGGCCGGCAATTCCGCCATCCTGCGCACCGGCTCGGATTCGATCCGCGGGGCGACCGCGATCGCCAACGCCATGCGCCGCGGGCTGAAGCAGGCGGGCCTGCCGCCCGACGCGATCCAGCTCGTGCCCTCGAAGGATCGCGCGGCGGTGGGGATGATGCTGGCGGGCCTCGACGGCAACGTCGACGTCATCGTGCCCCGGGGCGGCAAGAGCCTCGTCGCCCGCGTCCAGGCCGAGGCGCGCGTACCGGTCTTCGCGCATCTGGAAGGCATCTGCCACGTCTACGTCCACGCGGCCGCCGATCTGGAGATGGCGCAGGCGATCGTGAAGAACGCCAAGCTGCGCCGCACCGGCATCTGTGGCGCGGCGGAGACGCTCCTCGTCGACCGCGCCTGCGCGGACACGCACCTCGCCCCCCTCGTGACCATGCTGCTCGATTCCGGCTGCGCCGTGCGCGGGGACGAGGCCGCGCAGGCCGTCGATCCGCAGGTCGCGCCGGCGAGCGAGGAGGACTGGCGCACGGAATATCTCGACGCGATCATCGCCGTGAAGGTGGTGGACGGGATCGAGGCGGCCATGGCGCACATCGCGACCTACGGCTCGAGCCACACCGAGTCGATCGTCACGGACGACGCGGCGGCGGCCGAGCGCTTCCTCGCGGAAGTGGACTCCGCCATCGTGATGCACAACGCCTCGACCCAGTTCGCCGACGGCGGCGAGTTCGGCTTCGGCGCCGAGATCGGCATCGCCACGGGGCGGATGCACGCCCGCGGGCCGGTGGGCGTCGAGCAGCTCACCTCGTTCAAGTACCGCGTGCGCGGCGCGGGGCAGACGCGGCCGTGA
- the secG gene encoding preprotein translocase subunit SecG: MQTVLIIVHLIIVLALVGVVLLQRSEGGGLGMGGGSSGGGGFMTGRGQANALTRTTAVLAGLFFATSLGLAVLAGYERAPTSVIDTLPLSSPPTQPSAPGEAPAGPGVLEQLQQMQGDEPAGPQVPQSR, encoded by the coding sequence ATGCAAACCGTACTCATCATCGTCCACCTGATCATCGTGCTCGCCCTCGTCGGCGTGGTGCTGCTGCAGCGCTCCGAAGGCGGCGGCCTCGGCATGGGCGGCGGCTCCTCCGGCGGCGGCGGGTTCATGACCGGTCGCGGCCAGGCGAACGCGCTCACCCGCACCACGGCAGTGCTCGCGGGGCTGTTCTTCGCGACCAGCCTCGGCCTCGCCGTCCTCGCCGGATACGAGCGCGCGCCGACCTCGGTGATCGATACGCTGCCGCTCTCCTCGCCGCCGACGCAGCCCTCCGCGCCCGGCGAGGCCCCGGCGGGACCGGGCGTTCTCGAGCAGCTCCAGCAGATGCAGGGCGACGAGCCCGCCGGGCCTCAGGTTCCGCAGTCGCGCTGA
- a CDS encoding MarC family protein translates to MPDADFLWAAFVTLLVTLDPPGLAPIFLSVTNGMTKEQRRGVGVRACLIAFAILLFFGFGGELLLQALGVGLPAFRIAGGILLFYIAFEMIFERRTERKRETAQTAITLDHVRNVAAFPLAIPLMAGPGAITAVILLAGRAAGEPVLQISLVAVIAVGVAICFLAFLAAERVARLLGVTGNIVLTRLLGVILAALAVQFAVDGISALVAA, encoded by the coding sequence ATGCCCGACGCCGATTTCCTCTGGGCCGCCTTCGTCACGCTGCTCGTCACGCTCGATCCGCCCGGGCTCGCGCCGATCTTCCTGTCGGTGACGAACGGCATGACGAAGGAGCAGCGCCGCGGCGTCGGCGTGCGCGCCTGCCTGATCGCCTTCGCGATCCTGCTCTTCTTCGGCTTCGGCGGGGAATTGCTGCTGCAGGCGCTGGGCGTCGGGCTGCCGGCCTTCCGCATCGCGGGGGGGATCCTGCTCTTCTACATCGCCTTCGAGATGATCTTCGAGCGCCGCACCGAGCGCAAGCGCGAGACGGCGCAGACGGCGATCACCCTCGACCACGTCCGCAACGTCGCCGCCTTCCCGCTCGCGATCCCGCTGATGGCCGGCCCCGGCGCGATCACGGCGGTGATCCTGCTCGCGGGGCGCGCGGCGGGGGAGCCGGTTCTGCAGATCTCGCTCGTCGCGGTGATCGCGGTCGGGGTGGCGATCTGCTTTCTCGCCTTCCTCGCGGCCGAGCGCGTGGCGCGGCTCCTCGGCGTGACGGGCAACATCGTGCTCACGCGGCTCCTCGGCGTCATCCTCGCGGCGCTCGCGGTGCAGTTCGCGGTGGACGGGATCTCGGCGCTGGTGGCGGCCTGA
- a CDS encoding glycosyl hydrolase 108 family protein produces MNPLITLALQFAPDVARAFAGDKGGRVAASVTDAVAQAAGTSDAAAAQIALAQDPAKLADLRIRLAQIAADAETQRRANELDELKAQIADTENARATFAELAKSGNVVGWAPVIVSIIVVTGFFVILAWLIVREPGLTGDSSVLQLVNITIGALTAAFATVVNFWLGSSHGSRIKDQLSAALQAQSAASGAGRTAAALGAHSARIDAAVDALNARTSQAPAPVPPPRPADLAPPPAAPTTAAQPPTASDADARFERSVTLVLELEGGYVDNPADPGGATNMGITLDTLRAWRHDPSLTAQDVKTLTEAEAKQIYRANYWDVMRCDDLPAGVDLSVFDFGVNAGPSRSVKLLQQLVGATQDGIMGPNTLAAVATKQPVPLIESFADGRLDYYKSLSTYSTFGRGWTNRTERVEQEALSMAGA; encoded by the coding sequence ATGAATCCGCTGATTACATTGGCGCTGCAATTCGCGCCGGACGTCGCCCGCGCCTTCGCCGGGGACAAGGGCGGCCGGGTGGCGGCGTCCGTCACCGACGCGGTCGCGCAGGCGGCGGGCACGTCCGACGCCGCCGCCGCGCAGATCGCGCTGGCGCAGGACCCGGCGAAGCTCGCGGACCTGCGCATCAGGCTCGCGCAGATCGCCGCGGACGCGGAGACGCAGCGCCGCGCGAACGAGCTGGACGAGCTCAAGGCGCAGATCGCCGACACCGAGAACGCGCGCGCCACCTTCGCCGAGCTCGCCAAGTCGGGCAACGTGGTCGGGTGGGCGCCGGTCATCGTGTCGATCATCGTCGTGACCGGCTTCTTCGTCATCCTCGCCTGGCTGATCGTGCGCGAGCCGGGGCTGACGGGCGATTCGAGCGTGCTGCAGCTCGTCAACATCACGATCGGCGCGCTCACGGCGGCCTTCGCCACGGTGGTGAACTTCTGGCTCGGCTCCTCCCACGGCTCGCGCATCAAGGACCAGCTCTCGGCGGCGCTGCAGGCGCAATCCGCGGCGAGCGGCGCCGGGCGCACCGCCGCCGCCCTCGGCGCGCATTCCGCGCGCATCGACGCCGCCGTCGACGCGCTCAACGCGCGGACGTCACAGGCGCCCGCGCCCGTGCCGCCGCCGCGCCCCGCGGATCTCGCGCCGCCGCCGGCCGCTCCGACGACCGCCGCCCAGCCGCCGACGGCCTCCGACGCCGACGCGCGCTTCGAGCGCTCGGTGACGCTCGTGCTCGAGCTCGAAGGCGGGTACGTCGACAACCCCGCCGACCCGGGCGGGGCGACCAACATGGGCATCACGCTCGATACGCTGCGCGCCTGGCGCCACGATCCGTCGCTCACCGCGCAGGACGTGAAGACCCTCACCGAGGCGGAGGCGAAGCAGATCTATCGGGCGAACTATTGGGACGTGATGCGGTGCGACGACCTGCCTGCGGGCGTCGACCTCAGCGTCTTCGATTTCGGCGTCAATGCCGGGCCGAGCCGTTCGGTCAAGCTGCTGCAGCAGCTCGTCGGCGCGACGCAGGACGGGATCATGGGGCCGAACACGCTGGCCGCCGTCGCGACGAAGCAGCCCGTGCCCTTGATCGAGAGCTTCGCCGACGGCCGGCTCGACTACTACAAGTCCCTCTCCACCTATTCGACCTTCGGCCGGGGCTGGACGAACCGCACCGAGCGGGTGGAGCAGGAGGCGCTCTCCATGGCCGGCGCCTGA
- a CDS encoding aminotransferase class V-fold PLP-dependent enzyme — protein MLDLRSHFSRYREAAPGRLHLAAHSHHYWPDVTREAQLQAWDDAARLADRKWGHVLGPVWEAAQGHVARVLSLPDPKSVVFGQNTFDFWVRLFSCMPTDRPTRVLATDGEFHSFNRYSRRLAEDGLIDLVTVPVEPFATFEARFAEEAAKGAKGGGWDIVLFSQVLFGSGRVIADMEALVAAVPDRDTFVVIDGYHGFLALPTDLSRLAGRVFYMSGGYKYVMSGEGVAFMHCPPGYGERPRATGWYAAFGALTARQEGEVPYAEDGFRFMGATFDPTAFYRFNAVMDWLSTVGVDAAEAHAHAHACQRAFVAGLEAEGATLRRAELVVGLDEARRANFLAFRRPDAGDLHQRLMAADIVTDVRADVLRFGFGLYHAVEDMGEAARRVAAALG, from the coding sequence ATGCTCGACCTGCGCTCCCACTTCTCCCGCTATCGCGAGGCCGCGCCCGGGCGCCTCCACCTCGCCGCGCACAGCCATCATTACTGGCCGGACGTGACGCGCGAGGCGCAGCTCCAGGCGTGGGACGACGCGGCGCGCCTCGCGGACCGCAAATGGGGCCACGTGCTCGGGCCGGTCTGGGAGGCGGCGCAGGGCCACGTCGCCCGGGTGCTGTCGCTGCCCGATCCGAAAAGCGTCGTCTTCGGCCAGAACACCTTCGATTTCTGGGTGCGGCTGTTCTCCTGCATGCCCACCGACCGCCCGACGCGGGTGCTCGCGACCGACGGGGAGTTCCACTCCTTCAACCGCTATTCCCGCCGCCTCGCCGAGGACGGGCTGATCGACCTCGTCACCGTGCCGGTCGAGCCCTTCGCCACCTTCGAGGCGCGCTTCGCCGAGGAGGCCGCGAAAGGCGCGAAAGGGGGAGGATGGGACATCGTGCTGTTCAGCCAGGTGCTGTTCGGCTCGGGCCGCGTGATCGCCGACATGGAGGCCCTCGTCGCCGCCGTCCCCGACCGCGACACCTTCGTCGTGATCGACGGCTATCACGGCTTCCTCGCCCTGCCGACGGACCTGTCGCGGCTGGCGGGCCGGGTGTTCTACATGTCGGGGGGCTACAAGTACGTGATGAGCGGTGAGGGCGTCGCCTTCATGCATTGCCCGCCGGGCTACGGGGAGCGGCCGCGGGCGACCGGATGGTACGCCGCCTTCGGCGCGCTCACCGCGCGCCAGGAGGGGGAGGTGCCGTATGCCGAGGACGGCTTCCGCTTCATGGGCGCGACCTTCGACCCCACCGCCTTCTACCGCTTCAACGCCGTGATGGACTGGCTCTCGACGGTCGGCGTCGACGCGGCGGAGGCGCACGCCCACGCCCATGCCTGCCAGCGCGCCTTCGTCGCCGGGCTCGAGGCGGAAGGCGCAACGCTGCGCCGCGCGGAGCTGGTCGTGGGTCTCGACGAGGCGCGGCGCGCGAACTTCCTCGCCTTCCGCCGCCCGGACGCCGGGGACCTGCACCAGCGGCTGATGGCGGCCGACATCGTCACCGACGTGCGCGCGGATGTCCTGCGCTTCGGCTTCGGGCTTTATCACGCGGTGGAGGACATGGGCGAGGCCGCCCGGCGGGTGGCGGCGGCGCTGGGGTGA
- a CDS encoding nicotinate-nucleotide adenylyltransferase has product MIRLPPAAAGMRIGLFGGSFNPPHSGHLHAGRMALRRLGLDRLWWLVTPGNPLKERAGLPTLPERMAAARALARDPRIVVTGFEAELPTPYTIETIRFLQRRLPGVRFVWIMGADGLASFHRWQEWEEIAARVPIAVIDRPGQTLRAPFAKAARVLAPARLPEAEARALAESETPAWVFLHGRRSPLSSTALRARGQVEVVQSGGEKHPVVC; this is encoded by the coding sequence GTGATCCGCCTGCCGCCGGCCGCGGCCGGGATGCGCATCGGTCTGTTCGGCGGGTCGTTCAACCCGCCGCATTCCGGCCACCTGCATGCCGGGCGCATGGCTTTGCGCCGGCTCGGGCTCGACCGGCTCTGGTGGCTCGTGACGCCGGGCAATCCGCTGAAGGAGCGCGCGGGCCTGCCCACCCTGCCGGAGCGCATGGCGGCCGCGCGGGCGCTGGCGCGCGATCCGCGCATCGTCGTCACCGGCTTCGAGGCCGAGCTGCCCACGCCCTACACGATCGAGACGATCCGCTTCCTCCAGCGCCGCCTGCCGGGCGTGCGCTTCGTCTGGATCATGGGCGCCGACGGGCTCGCGAGCTTCCATCGCTGGCAGGAGTGGGAGGAAATCGCCGCGCGCGTGCCGATCGCCGTGATCGACCGGCCGGGGCAGACGCTGCGCGCGCCCTTCGCGAAGGCGGCTCGGGTCCTCGCGCCCGCGCGCCTGCCGGAGGCCGAGGCGCGGGCGCTGGCGGAAAGCGAGACGCCGGCCTGGGTGTTCCTGCACGGTCGGCGATCGCCCCTGTCCTCGACGGCGCTGCGGGCGCGAGGGCAGGTGGAGGTCGTGCAGAGCGGGGGTGAAAAACATCCGGTCGTTTGTTGA
- a CDS encoding rhodanese-like domain-containing protein: protein MPTEVTAVPAAASAEAERHFAAKLAFETDCDDVHTALAAGTADFALFDVRGATAYARGHVPGAANLPRRSISAERLAEIPPTTLLVVYCAGPHCNGADKAALALARLGRPVKIMIGGMTGWVDEGFAVVAGDAPGGLAPASRGLS, encoded by the coding sequence ATGCCCACCGAGGTCACCGCCGTACCCGCCGCCGCCTCCGCCGAGGCCGAGCGCCATTTCGCGGCCAAGCTCGCCTTCGAGACCGATTGCGACGACGTCCACACGGCGCTCGCCGCCGGAACGGCGGATTTCGCGCTCTTCGACGTCCGCGGCGCGACGGCCTATGCGCGCGGTCACGTGCCCGGCGCGGCCAACCTGCCGCGGCGGTCGATCTCGGCCGAGCGCCTCGCGGAGATCCCGCCGACGACCCTGCTGGTCGTCTACTGCGCCGGCCCCCATTGCAACGGGGCCGACAAGGCGGCGCTCGCGCTGGCGCGGCTCGGGCGACCGGTGAAGATCATGATCGGCGGCATGACGGGATGGGTCGACGAGGGCTTCGCCGTCGTGGCCGGCGACGCTCCCGGCGGGCTCGCACCGGCTTCGCGAGGGCTTTCCTAA
- the kynA gene encoding tryptophan 2,3-dioxygenase: MADDGVKTDFSKDMSYGDYLGLDTLLSAHHPLSTQHDEHLFITIHQVQELWMKLFIHELDAAMGAVREDRPRPAFKALARCGRIQEQLVSAWNVLSTMTPADYLAFRERLGASSGFQSFQYRMIEFKLGAKNAGMLKPHAHNPARHAPLLAAYEAPSIYDEAIRLLARRGLPVPAHQLERDVREPHAYDPALEAVWEQVYRRSEELFDLYELAEELVDLEDLMRQWRFRHVTTVERIIGFRRGTGGSAGVSYLKGVLEKPFFPELWQLRTKL; this comes from the coding sequence ATGGCGGACGACGGCGTCAAGACCGACTTCTCGAAGGACATGTCCTACGGCGACTATCTCGGCCTGGACACCCTCCTTTCCGCCCACCATCCGCTCTCGACGCAGCACGACGAGCACCTGTTCATCACCATCCACCAGGTGCAGGAACTCTGGATGAAGCTCTTCATCCACGAGCTCGACGCCGCGATGGGCGCGGTGCGGGAGGACCGCCCCCGGCCGGCCTTCAAGGCGCTGGCGCGCTGCGGGCGCATCCAGGAGCAGCTGGTCAGCGCCTGGAACGTGCTCTCCACCATGACGCCGGCGGACTACCTCGCCTTCCGCGAGCGGCTGGGGGCGTCGAGCGGCTTCCAGTCCTTCCAGTACCGCATGATCGAGTTCAAGCTCGGCGCCAAGAACGCGGGCATGCTCAAGCCCCACGCCCACAACCCTGCGCGCCACGCGCCGCTTCTCGCCGCCTACGAGGCGCCCTCGATCTACGACGAGGCGATCCGCCTCCTCGCCAGGCGCGGCCTTCCGGTGCCCGCCCACCAGCTCGAGCGCGACGTGCGCGAGCCGCACGCCTACGACCCGGCGCTGGAGGCCGTCTGGGAGCAGGTCTACCGCCGCTCGGAGGAGCTGTTCGACCTCTACGAGCTCGCCGAGGAGCTGGTCGATCTCGAGGACCTGATGCGCCAATGGCGCTTCCGGCACGTGACCACGGTCGAGCGCATCATCGGCTTTCGCCGTGGCACCGGCGGCTCGGCCGGGGTATCCTACCTCAAGGGCGTGCTGGAGAAGCCGTTCTTTCCGGAATTGTGGCAGCTGCGGACGAAGCTCTGA
- a CDS encoding CTP synthase, whose translation MTRYVFITGGVVSSLGKGLASAALGAVLQARGYKVRLRKLDPYLNVDPGTMSPYQHGEVFVTDDGAETDLDLGHYERFTGVPATKQDNITTGRIYQDIITKERRGDYLGATIQVIPHVTNAIKDFVLTGNEGYDFVLVEIGGTVGDIEGLPFFEAIRQLGNELPRGHAIYIHLTLLPFIPSAGELKTKPTQHSVAELRSIGIQPDILLCRCDRPIPREERRKLALFCNVRETAVIEARDVPSIYEVPLSYHAEGLDTEVLAAFGLADAPEPDLSTWEDIVSRVKNPEGEVTIAIVGKYTGLKDAYKSLIEALNHGGIANRVKVNLEWIESEIFEQSDPAPYLENVNGILVPGGFGQRGSEGKIQAVRFARERNIPYFGICFGMQMACIETARSLAGVDLAGSTEFGETAEPVVGLMTEWMRGNELERRAQAGDLGGTMRLGAYSATLADGCRVSEIYGATEISERHRHRYEVNMAYRERLEEAGLKVCGVSPDGLLPEIVEREDHPWFVGVQFHPELKSRPFEPHPLFRSFIEAALVQSRLV comes from the coding sequence ATGACGCGGTACGTATTCATCACCGGCGGCGTGGTGTCATCGCTCGGGAAAGGGCTCGCCTCGGCGGCCCTCGGGGCGGTGCTGCAGGCGCGCGGCTACAAGGTCCGCCTGCGCAAGCTCGACCCCTACCTCAACGTCGACCCGGGCACGATGAGCCCGTACCAGCACGGCGAGGTCTTCGTCACCGACGACGGCGCCGAGACCGATCTCGATCTCGGCCATTACGAGCGCTTCACCGGCGTACCGGCGACGAAGCAGGACAACATCACCACCGGTAGGATCTACCAGGACATCATCACCAAGGAGCGGCGCGGGGACTATCTCGGCGCGACGATCCAGGTGATCCCGCACGTGACGAACGCCATCAAGGACTTCGTCCTGACCGGCAACGAGGGCTACGACTTCGTGCTGGTCGAGATCGGCGGCACGGTGGGCGACATCGAGGGCCTGCCCTTCTTCGAGGCGATCCGCCAGCTCGGCAACGAGCTGCCGCGCGGCCACGCCATCTACATCCACCTGACGCTGCTCCCCTTCATCCCCTCCGCCGGCGAGCTGAAGACGAAGCCGACGCAGCACTCGGTCGCCGAGCTGCGCTCCATCGGCATCCAGCCCGACATCCTGCTGTGCCGCTGCGACCGGCCGATCCCGCGCGAGGAGCGCCGCAAGCTGGCGCTGTTCTGCAATGTCCGCGAGACGGCGGTGATCGAGGCGCGCGACGTGCCCTCGATCTACGAGGTGCCGCTCTCCTACCACGCCGAGGGGCTCGACACCGAGGTGCTCGCCGCCTTCGGCCTCGCGGACGCGCCCGAGCCCGATCTCTCGACCTGGGAGGACATCGTCAGCCGGGTGAAGAACCCCGAGGGCGAGGTCACGATCGCCATCGTCGGCAAGTACACGGGGCTCAAGGACGCCTACAAGAGCCTGATCGAGGCGCTCAATCACGGCGGCATCGCCAACCGGGTGAAGGTCAATCTCGAGTGGATCGAAAGCGAGATCTTCGAGCAGTCCGACCCCGCCCCCTATCTCGAGAACGTCAACGGCATCCTGGTGCCGGGCGGCTTCGGTCAGCGGGGCTCCGAGGGCAAGATCCAGGCGGTGCGCTTCGCCCGCGAGCGCAACATCCCCTATTTCGGCATCTGCTTCGGCATGCAGATGGCCTGCATCGAGACCGCGCGCTCGCTGGCCGGCGTCGACCTCGCCGGCTCGACGGAGTTCGGCGAGACGGCCGAGCCGGTGGTCGGCCTGATGACGGAATGGATGCGCGGCAACGAGCTCGAGCGCCGCGCCCAGGCCGGCGATCTCGGCGGCACGATGCGGCTCGGCGCCTATTCGGCGACGCTCGCCGACGGCTGCCGCGTCTCCGAGATCTACGGCGCGACCGAGATCTCCGAGCGTCACCGCCACCGCTACGAGGTCAACATGGCGTATCGCGAGCGGCTGGAGGAGGCGGGCCTGAAGGTCTGCGGCGTCTCGCCCGACGGGCTCCTGCCGGAGATCGTGGAGCGCGAGGACCACCCCTGGTTCGTCGGCGTGCAGTTCCACCCGGAGCTGAAGTCCAGGCCCTTCGAGCCGCATCCGCTGTTCCGCAGCTTCATCGAGGCGGCTTTGGTGCAATCGCGGCTCGTCTGA
- a CDS encoding acyl-CoA thioesterase — translation MAETTTRETAIEEPRGELTVRTLAMPSDTNANGDIFGGWVLSQMDQAGGIAGVERARGRVVTIAVDAMTFIRPVKVGDVLCVYTEVEHVGRTSMKIHIEAWARRFMTNQREKVTVATFTFVAIDDEGRPRPIPAG, via the coding sequence ATGGCCGAGACGACGACGCGAGAGACCGCCATCGAGGAGCCGCGCGGGGAGCTCACCGTGCGCACGCTGGCCATGCCCTCCGACACCAACGCCAACGGCGACATCTTCGGCGGCTGGGTGCTCTCGCAGATGGACCAGGCCGGCGGCATCGCCGGCGTCGAGCGCGCCCGCGGCCGCGTCGTCACCATCGCGGTCGACGCCATGACCTTCATCCGCCCGGTGAAGGTCGGCGACGTCCTGTGCGTCTACACCGAGGTGGAGCACGTCGGCCGCACCTCGATGAAGATCCACATCGAGGCCTGGGCCCGTCGCTTCATGACCAACCAGCGCGAGAAAGTCACGGTCGCGACTTTCACCTTCGTGGCGATCGACGACGAGGGAAGGCCGCGGCCGATTCCGGCGGGGTGA